A genome region from Streptomyces pratensis includes the following:
- a CDS encoding maleylpyruvate isomerase family mycothiol-dependent enzyme — MSDVWPMVHAERAALIEDLENLDDRQWEEPSLCAGWTVRDVAAHLTDTARTTRLGFLAGLARARFDFDRQNARGVDRERGASPQETLERLRRVAVRRSTPPAPLDSRLVEEIVHGEDIRRPLGLSRSYPREAVVRSLRLQVRTPASFGGAKELVSRVRLTAADADVSIGEGPEVSGPALSLLLAVSRRRVALDDLCGPGVAVLAAAI; from the coding sequence ATGAGTGATGTCTGGCCGATGGTCCATGCGGAGCGCGCGGCGCTCATCGAGGACCTCGAGAATCTCGACGACCGGCAGTGGGAGGAGCCGTCGCTCTGCGCCGGGTGGACGGTGCGCGACGTGGCAGCCCACCTGACGGACACGGCTCGGACGACCCGCCTGGGTTTCCTGGCCGGTCTCGCCCGGGCGCGGTTCGACTTCGACCGCCAGAACGCCCGCGGTGTCGACCGCGAACGGGGTGCCTCACCACAGGAGACCCTGGAGCGGCTCCGCCGGGTCGCGGTCCGCAGGTCGACACCGCCGGCGCCCCTCGACAGCCGGCTCGTCGAGGAGATCGTGCACGGCGAGGACATCCGCCGTCCCTTGGGGCTCTCCCGCTCCTACCCGAGGGAGGCCGTCGTCAGGTCACTTCGTCTGCAGGTCCGGACTCCGGCCTCCTTCGGCGGGGCCAAGGAGCTCGTGTCCCGTGTCCGGCTGACGGCTGCTGACGCCGACGTGTCGATCGGCGAGGGGCCGGAGGTGAGCGGACCCGCGCTCTCACTGCTCCTGGCCGTCTCCCGTCGGCGGGTGGCGCTGGACGACCTCTGCGGGCCGGGGGTCGCCGTGCTGGCTGCGGCGATCTGA